Proteins encoded in a region of the Zea mays cultivar B73 chromosome 2, Zm-B73-REFERENCE-NAM-5.0, whole genome shotgun sequence genome:
- the LOC100191603 gene encoding Polyamine oxidase 4 codes for MDPNGLKTGGLLLPTIERRCTSPPSVIVIGGGISGVAAARALSNSSFKVTVLESRDRIGGRIHTDNSFGCPIDMGASWLHGVCNENPLAPLISYLGLRLYRTSDDNSVLYDHDLESYALFDKDGNQVPKETVDKVGETFERILEETVKVRDEQEHDMPLLQAISIVFERHPHLKLEGLDDQVLQWCVCRLEAWFAADADEISLKNWDQERVLTGGHGLMVNGYYPVIEALAQGLDIRLNQRVTEITRQHNGVKVTTEDGTSYLADACIISVPLGVLKANVIKFEPELPQWKSSAIADLGVGTENKIAMHFDRVFWPNVEVLGMVGPTPKACGYFLNLHKATGNPVLVYMAAGRFAQEVEKLSDKEAVGLVVSHLKKMLPDATEPTQYLVSRWGSDPNSLGSYSCDLVAKPADVCARFAAPVENLHFAGEAASAEHSGSVHGAYSSGIAAAEECRKRLLALKGIPDLVQVAAWEEMAGAVAPLQICRT; via the exons ATGGATCCCAATGGCCTCAAAACTGGAG GCCTTTTGCTCCCGACCATCGAGAGGCGGTGCACGTCGCCTCCATCCGTCATTGTCATCGGCGGTGGCATCTCGGGCGTTGCAGCTGCCCGTGCCCTCTCCAATTCTTCATTTAAG GTGACTGTTTTGGAATCGAGAGATCGTATTGGCGGGCGCATTCATACTGATAACTCGTTTGGATGCCCAATTGATATGGGAGCCTCATG GCTACACGGCGTGTGCAATGAGAATCCACTGGCACCATTGATAAGCTATCTTGGGCTGAGGTTATACCGCACAAGCGATGATAACTCAGTTCTGTATGATCATGATTTAGAAAG CTATGCTCTCTTTGATAAGGATGGTAATCAGGTCCCAAAGGAGACAGTCGATAAAGTTGGAGAAACATTCGAGAGAATTCTTGAAGAG ACGGTGAAAGTGCGCGATGAGCAGGAACACGACATGCCACTGCTACAGGCAATTTCTATTGTGTTTGAGAGGCACCCCCATCTAAA GCTTGAAGGGCTAGATGATCAGGTCTTACAATGGTGTGTCTGCCGGCTTGAGGCATGGTTTGCTGCAGATGCAGATGAAATATCTCTGAAGAACTGGGATCAG GAGCGTGTTCTTACTGGTGGACATGGACTGATGGTAAATGGGTACTATCCTGTTATTGAAGCTCTTGCTCAAGGTCTTGACATCAGGCTTAACCAAAG GGTCACCGAAATTACCCGCCAGCACAATGGAGTCAAGGTCACTACTGAAGATGGCACAAGCTACTTGGCCGACGCCTGCATAATCTCAGTGCCACTCGGCGTGCTCAAGGCGAACGTAATAAAGTTCGAGCCTGAGCTGCCCCAGTGGAAGAGCTCCGCCATCGCCGACCTCGGCGTGGGCACCGAGAACAAGATCGCCATGCACTTCGACAGGGTCTTTTGGCCCAACGTCGAGGTGCTGGGAATGGTCGGGCCGACGCCCAAAGCCTGTGGGTACTTCCTGAACCTGCACAAAGCCACCGGCAATCCGGTCCTCGTGTACATGGCCGCCGGAAGGTTCGCCCAGGAGGTGGAGAAGCTGTCGGACAAGGAAGCCGTCGGCCTGGTCGTTTCTCACCTGAAGAAGATGCTCCCGGATGCCACTGAACCG ACGCAGTACCTGGTGTCGCGATGGGGCTCCGACCCCAACTCCCTGGGGTCCTACTCGTGCGACCTGGTCGCGAAGCCGGCCGACGTGTGCGCGAGGTTCGCCGCCCCCGTCGAGAACCTGCACTTCGCCGGCGAGGCGGCCAGTGCCGAGCACTCGGGGTCCGTGCACGGCGCCTACTCGTCGGGCATCGCCGCTGCCGAGGAATGCAGGAAGCGGCTCCTGGCGCTGAAGGGCATCCCGGACCTGGTCCAGGTCGCGGCGTGGGAGGAGATGGCCGGAGCTGTGGCTCCTCTGCAGATTTGCAGGACCTGA